The following DNA comes from Lutra lutra chromosome 14, mLutLut1.2, whole genome shotgun sequence.
GCGGGTGCTTTGGCCTCGGGCCGCCTCCGCCTCTCCTGCTCCCAACGGCCCACGGACGGGCGCGGGAGCCCCGCGCGGGAGAACAGGGGCGGCTTGTGCGCGAAGAGAGGCAAGGGGCTCCGCCACCGTCAGAACCCGCGACTCCGCTCTGGGTAAATAGGAAACCcggtggaggaggggggaggagcggCGGCACCGCAACTTCCCTCCCCGCCTTGAGCGCCGCCGGCCGGGCCCGGGCCTAGGCCTCcctggccgccgccgccgctggaGCCGGTACCAGAGCTCGCTACGTGCCCCCGCtaggccgccgccgcctcctgcGCCGCCGCTTCCGCCGGTGAATGGTCAGCGCTGGAGTTTGAACAGGGCCCTGAACCATCTCAACGCCATTTGCGCTCCCggcccccacctccttcctccaacAGCCGCTCGCTCCGTCACTCCGCTTCCCACAGGCCCCGCGCGGCCGTCCGACCCCACAGCCAATCGCGCGGCAGCTTACTCAAACCGCCGCGCAGGCGCCGCTCCCCGCATGCTCCGGCGCCCGCCATTGGTCCGGCCGCGGCGCCCGACGGGAGTTGTAGTCCCGGTCCGCGAGGTCCCTATACTCAGGAGCGGGGCGCGGGAGCGGGTGGCGGGAGGAACGGTCGTGACGGGTCTGACCTGCCCGGGCTCGGGAGCCACTTTCAGCTCCCGGCCCCGCCGGGAGACCCAGGTGCTGCGGGGGAGGGCCGGGGACT
Coding sequences within:
- the LOC125084380 gene encoding translation initiation factor IF-2-like — encoded protein: MSFPCPTSSEAVWAAAASCAAASAGEWSALEFEQGPEPSQRHLRSRPPPPSSNSRSLRHSASHRPRAAVRPHSQSRGSLLKPPRRRRSPHAPAPAIGPAAAPDGSCSPGPRGPYTQERGAGAGGGRNGRDGSDLPGLGSHFQLPAPPGDPGAAGEGRGLSAGSCVNRFPPRDTPVSREDGLCSCARPAGAAARERGGGELAARNRPQPGLADAGPAQINVLPIQKVGNLGVFCLFLKASVGKQHSKK